A stretch of the uncultured Trichococcus sp. genome encodes the following:
- a CDS encoding acyl carrier protein produces MTFEKIQAIIVDQLDKEVEEVQLATNFREDLDADSLDLFQIINDIEDEFDIKIESDEGINTVEDLVKYVDAQLAE; encoded by the coding sequence ATGACATTCGAAAAAATTCAAGCTATTATCGTGGACCAATTGGACAAAGAAGTAGAAGAAGTACAATTAGCAACTAACTTCAGAGAAGACTTGGATGCAGACAGCCTGGACTTGTTCCAAATCATCAACGACATCGAAGACGAATTCGACATCAAAATCGAATCAGACGAAGGCATCAACACTGTTGAAGATTTAGTTAAATACGTTGACGCTCAATTAGCAGAATAA
- a CDS encoding DUF2187 domain-containing protein, with product MVRNITNETKTMIESELRKGTSNSRIANLLGVSYEQALEVVDAIKESIRPEIGDEIKFTFRKQEMVGVIRKLLTNSAVVEIYWDLSSGTMKDICEDKTIVNFKDIEEFVKVD from the coding sequence ATGGTACGAAATATTACTAACGAAACGAAAACCATGATTGAGAGCGAATTACGTAAAGGTACGAGTAACTCACGTATTGCGAATCTGCTTGGTGTATCGTATGAGCAGGCTTTGGAGGTCGTCGATGCCATCAAGGAATCTATACGGCCTGAAATCGGTGATGAAATAAAATTTACATTCCGCAAGCAGGAAATGGTGGGAGTAATCCGGAAATTATTGACAAATAGCGCCGTCGTAGAGATTTACTGGGATTTATCCTCCGGCACGATGAAGGACATTTGCGAGGATAAAACGATTGTGAATTTCAAAGACATTGAGGAATTTGTTAAAGTTGACTAA
- the accB gene encoding acetyl-CoA carboxylase biotin carboxyl carrier protein, whose product MNIEDVKSLISLIDESTLTELHYQTGDFQLLLSKNKLVQSNQQPSDSIPAAAPTPAVTAPVQNIKEAVSEAAAAKEGKIITSPIVGVVYLAPTPDAKPYAIKGQSIAKGDVVCLVEAMKLMNEIKSEFDGEIVEVLVENEQIVEYNQPLFRIV is encoded by the coding sequence GTGAATATTGAAGATGTAAAAAGCCTGATTTCCTTGATCGATGAATCGACCTTGACTGAGTTGCATTATCAGACAGGCGACTTTCAACTCTTGTTGTCCAAGAACAAGTTGGTCCAATCGAACCAACAGCCAAGCGACAGCATTCCGGCAGCCGCTCCAACTCCAGCAGTGACGGCTCCTGTCCAAAACATCAAGGAAGCCGTTTCTGAAGCGGCTGCTGCAAAAGAAGGGAAAATCATCACTTCTCCGATTGTCGGCGTTGTTTACTTGGCACCGACTCCTGATGCAAAACCTTACGCGATTAAAGGCCAAAGCATCGCAAAAGGCGACGTCGTCTGTTTGGTGGAAGCAATGAAACTTATGAATGAAATCAAAAGCGAATTCGATGGGGAAATCGTTGAAGTGTTGGTTGAAAATGAACAAATCGTTGAATACAACCAACCGCTGTTCCGCATCGTCTAA
- a CDS encoding beta-ketoacyl-ACP synthase III → MKLGSKISATGHYLPEQVISNDDLSKIMDTSDEWISKRTGIRSRHISKDENTSDLSSKAAVKILQNGKITADQLDFIIVATMTPDALSPSTACLVQEKIGAVNAFCFDINAACSGFVYALSTGLHMMQSGLYQYGMIIGAETMSKVVNWEDRATAVLFGDGAGGVLLERTEDDCFVAEAIHSDGGRHMALVANTMKVENPYGNSSQEEQAFLTMDGRAIFDFAIRSVPSVIREVMEKGNLSDGDLKKILAHQANVRLLEAISKKVKLPFSLFATNIAETGNTSAASIPILLDQLVQTKEIQLGTKDKVLMTGFGGGLTWGAIVVSLN, encoded by the coding sequence ATGAAATTGGGTTCAAAGATAAGCGCAACAGGTCACTATCTTCCTGAACAGGTCATCTCAAACGATGATCTGTCTAAAATCATGGACACAAGTGATGAGTGGATCAGCAAAAGGACAGGCATCCGTAGCCGACACATTTCGAAGGATGAAAATACTTCTGATCTGTCAAGCAAAGCGGCCGTCAAAATTTTGCAAAACGGTAAGATAACTGCAGACCAACTGGACTTCATTATAGTGGCAACAATGACCCCAGATGCTCTCAGCCCTTCGACTGCTTGCTTAGTGCAAGAAAAGATAGGCGCAGTAAATGCTTTCTGTTTCGATATCAATGCAGCTTGTTCCGGCTTTGTTTACGCATTGTCCACCGGTCTCCACATGATGCAGAGCGGTCTATATCAATATGGCATGATCATAGGTGCTGAGACAATGTCAAAAGTCGTCAACTGGGAAGACCGTGCTACGGCTGTCCTGTTTGGGGATGGCGCTGGCGGTGTGTTGTTGGAACGAACGGAAGATGATTGCTTCGTTGCAGAAGCGATTCATTCTGATGGTGGACGCCATATGGCATTAGTGGCGAACACAATGAAAGTAGAAAATCCGTATGGAAACTCCTCTCAGGAGGAACAAGCTTTCCTTACGATGGATGGCAGAGCCATCTTCGATTTCGCAATCCGCAGTGTACCAAGCGTCATACGCGAAGTGATGGAGAAAGGAAATCTTTCTGATGGAGATCTGAAGAAGATTTTGGCTCATCAAGCGAATGTACGCTTACTCGAGGCAATCAGCAAAAAAGTGAAACTGCCATTTTCATTGTTTGCCACAAACATTGCGGAGACGGGCAACACCTCAGCAGCAAGCATTCCGATTTTGTTGGATCAGCTTGTTCAAACTAAGGAAATTCAACTCGGCACCAAAGATAAGGTGCTGATGACAGGATTTGGTGGCGGCCTCACTTGGGGAGCCATCGTAGTATCATTAAACTAA
- the fabZ gene encoding 3-hydroxyacyl-ACP dehydratase FabZ gives MSLLSAQEVMDIIPNRYPIFFIDKVEELTPGEHIVCYKNVTINEPFFQGHFPGEPVMPGVLIVEALAQAGSIPLLTLPDFKGQTAYLGGLNKVKFRQKVVPGDVVRLQVDIVKLKKFAGIGYGQAFVGDKKVCEVEMTFIIGR, from the coding sequence ATGAGTTTATTAAGCGCACAAGAAGTAATGGATATCATCCCAAACCGCTACCCGATTTTCTTCATCGACAAAGTTGAAGAATTGACACCAGGCGAACATATCGTCTGCTATAAAAATGTAACAATCAACGAACCTTTCTTCCAAGGTCATTTCCCTGGAGAACCAGTAATGCCAGGCGTATTGATCGTTGAAGCGTTGGCTCAAGCGGGCTCTATTCCTTTGTTGACATTACCTGATTTCAAGGGACAAACAGCTTACTTAGGCGGATTGAACAAAGTCAAATTCCGTCAAAAAGTTGTTCCCGGCGATGTTGTTCGCCTTCAAGTTGATATCGTCAAATTGAAGAAATTTGCAGGTATCGGTTATGGACAAGCTTTTGTCGGAGACAAAAAAGTGTGTGAAGTTGAAATGACATTCATCATTGGTAGATAA
- a CDS encoding RNA-directed DNA polymerase, translating to MHKAAIGKRDQLRVRTILENSDWYAHQIRKMLINQTYRPTKPYIKTIQDGVVGKSRTIHKPNFYPDQIIHWATMLQLEPIFMKGMYQYNCGSIPGRGTSYGQKTLRKWLDNDPKNTKYCLKMDVKKFYPSIKAKYLKEAFRKKIKDQKCLWLIDKIIGTEDGQPIGFYTSQWFANFFLQDLDHFIKEKLGIKYYIRYVDDLVLLGPNKKKLHAARKEVQKFLAKIGLTLKNTWQVWPTKKRDIDFLGIRFFKNKTILRKRNALRIKRRMGKISRKGYLNEQDASAFISYWGWIKRSDSYHFYHKNMQPYATIAMARKVVSTNAKIRKTGGRGYAMQLSPARRLQTVTA from the coding sequence ATGCATAAAGCGGCGATCGGAAAACGTGATCAGTTGCGCGTCCGTACAATATTGGAAAACAGCGACTGGTACGCCCATCAGATCCGAAAAATGCTGATTAATCAAACATACCGGCCGACGAAGCCGTACATCAAAACGATTCAAGACGGAGTTGTGGGGAAATCGCGCACGATCCATAAGCCGAATTTCTATCCGGATCAGATTATCCATTGGGCAACCATGCTGCAATTGGAACCGATCTTCATGAAAGGCATGTACCAGTACAACTGCGGAAGCATTCCTGGGCGCGGCACCTCATACGGACAAAAAACGCTGCGGAAATGGTTAGATAACGATCCTAAGAACACGAAGTACTGCCTGAAAATGGATGTGAAGAAATTTTATCCATCGATTAAAGCGAAGTATTTGAAAGAGGCTTTCCGGAAGAAGATTAAAGACCAGAAATGCTTGTGGTTGATCGATAAGATCATCGGAACGGAAGACGGGCAACCAATCGGCTTTTATACGAGTCAATGGTTCGCGAATTTCTTCCTGCAGGACTTGGATCATTTCATAAAAGAAAAGTTGGGGATCAAGTATTACATCCGCTATGTCGATGATCTCGTATTGCTGGGGCCGAACAAAAAGAAGCTGCACGCCGCACGAAAAGAGGTTCAGAAATTCCTGGCCAAGATTGGATTGACCTTGAAAAACACATGGCAAGTCTGGCCAACAAAGAAACGCGACATTGATTTCCTCGGCATTCGCTTTTTCAAAAATAAAACGATTCTCCGGAAACGGAACGCACTGCGGATCAAACGCAGGATGGGGAAGATAAGCCGGAAAGGTTATCTGAATGAGCAAGACGCTTCCGCGTTTATCTCTTATTGGGGATGGATCAAACGAAGCGACAGTTATCACTTTTATCATAAAAATATGCAGCCATATGCAACGATCGCAATGGCGCGGAAGGTGGTTAGCACAAATGCAAAAATACGGAAAACTGGTGGACGGGGTTATGCAATGCAGCTCAGTCCAGCTAGACGGTTACAAACCGTTACGGCATGA
- the fabG gene encoding 3-oxoacyl-[acyl-carrier-protein] reductase — MDLKGKTVIVTGSSRGIGEAIAEAYAKRGANIVLNARKPIAEEKVAHLESYGVTVKTLLGDVSDFETAKEIVSQAKELFGSVDVLVNNAGITRDKLIMRMDEEDFDATYQVNLKGTFNMIRHALPLMLKQRAGSIINISSVVGETGNTGQANYAASKAGIIGLTKSVAREAATRGITCNAIAPGFIETEMTDVLSEKIQEQMLTQIPLKRFGKAEEVANTAVFLSENTYITGQTISVNGGMHM, encoded by the coding sequence TTGGATTTAAAAGGAAAGACGGTCATCGTCACTGGTAGTTCAAGAGGAATCGGCGAAGCAATCGCTGAAGCTTATGCGAAACGTGGAGCCAATATCGTTCTGAATGCACGTAAACCGATTGCTGAAGAAAAAGTTGCGCATCTGGAATCCTACGGCGTAACTGTAAAAACGCTCCTAGGCGATGTCAGCGATTTTGAGACTGCCAAAGAAATCGTCAGCCAGGCCAAAGAACTGTTCGGTTCCGTTGATGTTTTGGTAAACAACGCTGGGATCACCCGCGACAAATTGATCATGCGCATGGATGAGGAGGACTTTGATGCCACTTATCAAGTGAATCTGAAGGGTACCTTCAATATGATCCGCCACGCTTTGCCGCTGATGCTGAAGCAAAGAGCCGGCAGCATCATCAATATTTCAAGCGTCGTCGGCGAAACAGGAAATACAGGGCAGGCCAACTACGCTGCCAGCAAAGCCGGCATCATCGGATTGACGAAATCTGTCGCCCGTGAAGCAGCAACAAGAGGCATTACTTGTAATGCCATTGCTCCAGGATTCATCGAAACGGAAATGACGGATGTTCTTTCAGAAAAGATTCAGGAACAGATGTTGACGCAAATCCCATTGAAACGATTTGGAAAAGCCGAAGAAGTGGCAAACACTGCTGTCTTCTTGAGTGAGAATACTTACATTACCGGCCAGACCATCAGTGTCAATGGCGGCATGCATATGTAA
- a CDS encoding MarR family transcriptional regulator: MDHSIDKINSYLVAVFNEVLDIEERALRVSTFSDLSIKEMHTVEAIGMYQEHTTSEVAKKLNITAGTLTVAINTLVKKGYVERIRMEKDRRVVKLGLTKKGRLLYRLHDKFHREMVKNTIRDMEDQEVKVLLKGLNNLHGFLFGLVQNIKEQG; this comes from the coding sequence TTGGATCATTCCATAGATAAAATTAACTCATATCTCGTAGCTGTCTTCAACGAAGTGCTGGATATCGAAGAGCGTGCATTGCGTGTCAGTACCTTTTCAGATCTATCCATCAAGGAGATGCATACAGTCGAGGCAATCGGCATGTATCAAGAACACACAACTTCTGAAGTAGCAAAAAAATTGAACATAACTGCGGGAACTTTAACGGTGGCCATAAACACGCTGGTAAAAAAAGGGTATGTTGAACGCATTCGGATGGAGAAAGACCGCAGAGTCGTAAAACTAGGATTAACCAAAAAAGGACGCTTACTGTATCGTCTTCATGATAAGTTCCATAGAGAGATGGTAAAAAATACTATTCGCGACATGGAAGATCAGGAAGTGAAAGTTTTGCTGAAAGGCCTAAACAATCTTCACGGTTTCTTATTTGGGTTAGTTCAAAATATCAAGGAACAGGGTTGA
- the fabD gene encoding ACP S-malonyltransferase, with amino-acid sequence MATAFVYSGQGAQYFGMGQELYNEYAVVRAVFEEASATLGYDVAELCFQENDKLHLTEYTQPAILTVSYALDQLLAEKGIQPDFVAGLSLGEYTALVKANAFSFNEAISLVAKRGKYMSEAVPAGRGKMAAVMNAERSVIEESCREASETAYVAPANYNMPTQIVIGGEIEGVDKAIEILESKGVKRIIPLNVSGPFHTALLHPAAEKLEVALSEVPVDEPRIPVVGNTEATIVARDAIKGLLVRQIESPVLWEDSVRKLVELGVDTFVEVGPGTTLSKFIKKINKEVAVYNVEDLKSLNKTLEALQK; translated from the coding sequence ATGGCAACAGCTTTTGTCTATAGTGGTCAGGGTGCACAATATTTCGGTATGGGTCAAGAACTTTATAATGAGTATGCCGTTGTGCGCGCTGTTTTTGAAGAAGCCTCAGCAACGCTTGGTTACGATGTTGCAGAATTATGTTTCCAAGAGAATGACAAGCTTCATTTAACTGAATATACACAACCAGCAATCTTAACGGTTAGCTACGCCCTTGATCAATTACTAGCTGAAAAGGGAATTCAGCCAGATTTTGTTGCAGGATTGAGCCTCGGAGAATATACAGCACTGGTGAAAGCCAATGCTTTTTCTTTTAATGAGGCTATTTCGCTCGTAGCGAAACGCGGAAAATACATGAGCGAAGCTGTGCCGGCAGGCCGTGGGAAAATGGCTGCCGTCATGAATGCGGAACGTTCTGTCATCGAAGAATCTTGCCGGGAAGCAAGCGAGACGGCATATGTCGCGCCTGCCAACTACAATATGCCGACACAGATCGTTATCGGCGGGGAAATCGAAGGTGTGGACAAAGCCATCGAAATCCTTGAGTCCAAAGGCGTGAAACGCATCATCCCATTGAACGTCAGCGGTCCTTTCCATACGGCTCTGTTGCATCCTGCAGCGGAAAAGTTGGAAGTAGCCTTGTCTGAAGTGCCTGTCGATGAACCGAGGATACCTGTTGTAGGCAATACCGAAGCGACCATCGTAGCAAGAGACGCCATCAAGGGTCTTTTAGTGCGTCAGATCGAATCGCCGGTACTTTGGGAAGACAGCGTCCGCAAGCTGGTTGAACTGGGTGTGGACACCTTCGTGGAAGTCGGCCCGGGCACGACTTTGAGCAAATTCATCAAAAAAATCAACAAAGAGGTCGCCGTGTACAATGTGGAGGATTTGAAATCCCTCAACAAGACCCTTGAAGCATTACAAAAATAA
- the fabK gene encoding enoyl-[acyl-carrier-protein] reductase FabK: protein MKSELCELLGIQYPIIQGAMAWVADADLASAVSNAGGLGLIGTGHDSVDVANEKISKMKALTDKPFGVNIMLLNPHVDAIVEAVIAAGVKVVTTGAGSPARYMNQFKEAGITVIPVVASVALARRMEKDGAHAVVVEGMESGGHIGKTTTLALVPQVVDAVSIPVIAAGGIGDGRGMAAAFMLGASAVQVGTRFVVAKESNAHQNFKNAILRAKDIDTVITGQITGHPVRVLRNKLTREYLQVEKEETSKENPDLAKLEEMGKGALRRATVDGDKDYGSMMAGQIAGLISKEQTCHDIIQEYMTECKEVILAQAKLWAE from the coding sequence ATGAAATCAGAATTATGTGAATTATTAGGTATTCAATATCCCATCATTCAAGGGGCAATGGCGTGGGTAGCGGATGCTGATTTGGCAAGTGCCGTTTCCAATGCTGGTGGTTTGGGTCTTATCGGGACTGGACATGATAGTGTAGATGTAGCGAATGAAAAAATTTCGAAAATGAAAGCATTGACGGATAAGCCTTTTGGGGTAAACATCATGCTTTTGAATCCGCATGTCGATGCTATTGTTGAAGCAGTGATTGCTGCCGGCGTTAAGGTTGTAACAACCGGCGCCGGAAGTCCAGCCCGTTATATGAACCAATTCAAAGAAGCAGGCATCACCGTTATTCCGGTAGTGGCTTCCGTAGCTTTAGCGAGAAGAATGGAGAAAGATGGCGCACACGCTGTCGTCGTCGAAGGCATGGAATCCGGTGGACACATCGGAAAAACAACGACACTTGCCCTGGTTCCTCAGGTTGTCGATGCCGTTTCGATTCCAGTCATCGCTGCCGGCGGTATCGGAGATGGACGCGGGATGGCAGCTGCTTTCATGTTGGGCGCATCTGCTGTTCAAGTGGGTACCCGTTTTGTAGTCGCCAAAGAATCCAATGCACATCAAAATTTCAAGAATGCCATCCTCAGGGCGAAAGACATCGATACAGTCATTACCGGTCAGATTACCGGCCATCCTGTTCGTGTGTTGCGCAATAAGTTGACCAGAGAATATCTGCAAGTCGAAAAAGAAGAGACAAGCAAGGAAAATCCGGACTTGGCAAAACTTGAAGAAATGGGCAAAGGCGCGCTGAGAAGAGCGACTGTCGATGGTGATAAAGACTACGGTTCGATGATGGCCGGACAAATCGCCGGTTTGATTTCGAAGGAACAAACGTGTCATGATATCATACAAGAGTATATGACGGAATGCAAAGAAGTTATTTTGGCCCAGGCTAAATTGTGGGCTGAGTAA
- a CDS encoding N-acetylmuramoyl-L-alanine amidase has translation MVTLNDIKAKVIQVWQDDRIILPSVTAAQFILESASGTSTLAKAANNFFGIKASVPWAGPVETITSNEEVYGKLVPRVSKFRKYGSWQESVQDHSDFFVSTAFRKEHYAAAIGETDYKKVCTALAKTYATDSSYGNKLIAIIENNGLDAWDEGGTIVGKKIFIDAGHGGSDNGATGNGILEDAWNLEVCALIESELLALGHQITSTRNTDVYVGLSDRAIMANNWGADIFISCHVNAGGGTGYEDFIYDGVLASDGNTPGLQRAIHAAVVKVTGAYGLKDRGMKRANYAVLRETYMPAILLEAGFLDNTNDAMLLKNPQFKKDYAHAVVAGVQNYFGLSVSSSPAPSVSQVVRTRVPMTYDAKVTVGGYSIDSAPWGELGFTQWGMTDDILGNSIYVYEESESGEYVNAYQVGWIDKRAITREKQVVASIVHLPNGKNWTIYPVEGPYTAGDVISLEGANGESAYTVLGERNGGKVFVVELENFGPVGLYYDEDKGAFVEKKYA, from the coding sequence ATGGTCACTCTAAACGATATCAAAGCAAAGGTTATCCAGGTATGGCAGGACGATCGTATCATCCTGCCGTCTGTAACTGCAGCTCAATTCATTTTAGAATCCGCATCCGGAACAAGCACTTTGGCCAAAGCGGCTAATAATTTCTTCGGGATTAAGGCAAGTGTGCCCTGGGCTGGTCCTGTTGAAACGATCACCTCAAACGAGGAGGTATACGGCAAACTCGTGCCGCGTGTTTCAAAGTTCCGAAAATACGGATCCTGGCAAGAGTCGGTGCAGGACCATAGTGATTTCTTTGTAAGCACCGCTTTCCGGAAGGAACATTATGCAGCTGCAATCGGTGAGACGGACTACAAGAAGGTGTGCACCGCTTTGGCAAAAACATACGCTACCGACTCAAGCTACGGCAATAAACTCATTGCGATAATCGAAAATAACGGTCTGGATGCATGGGACGAAGGAGGAACTATCGTGGGGAAGAAGATTTTTATTGATGCTGGACACGGCGGGAGCGACAATGGAGCGACTGGAAACGGAATCCTGGAAGACGCGTGGAATTTAGAGGTGTGTGCGCTGATTGAATCAGAATTATTGGCGCTCGGCCATCAAATTACGAGTACCAGGAACACGGATGTTTACGTTGGGTTATCCGATCGGGCGATCATGGCCAACAACTGGGGAGCGGATATCTTTATCAGCTGCCATGTTAATGCTGGCGGCGGTACCGGCTACGAAGACTTTATCTATGACGGTGTTTTGGCAAGTGACGGAAACACTCCTGGTCTGCAGAGAGCGATCCACGCTGCCGTCGTAAAAGTAACCGGGGCCTACGGATTAAAAGACCGCGGGATGAAACGCGCCAATTACGCTGTATTGCGGGAAACGTATATGCCGGCAATCTTGTTGGAAGCTGGATTTTTGGATAACACAAACGATGCAATGCTGCTTAAAAATCCTCAATTCAAAAAAGATTATGCGCACGCGGTCGTTGCTGGCGTCCAAAACTATTTCGGGCTGTCAGTCTCTAGTTCTCCGGCACCTTCCGTTTCGCAGGTTGTTAGGACAAGAGTACCTATGACTTATGATGCTAAAGTTACAGTTGGAGGATATTCGATCGACAGCGCTCCATGGGGCGAACTAGGCTTCACGCAATGGGGCATGACGGATGACATTTTGGGGAATAGCATCTATGTCTACGAGGAGTCCGAAAGTGGCGAGTATGTCAATGCATATCAAGTAGGTTGGATTGATAAGCGCGCCATCACACGCGAAAAGCAAGTGGTGGCATCGATCGTTCATCTGCCAAACGGGAAGAACTGGACGATCTATCCAGTGGAAGGTCCGTACACGGCGGGTGATGTGATTTCTCTGGAAGGTGCTAATGGCGAATCAGCGTACACAGTCCTGGGCGAGCGCAATGGCGGAAAAGTCTTTGTGGTGGAACTGGAAAACTTTGGCCCGGTCGGCCTATACTACGACGAGGACAAAGGCGCTTTTGTTGAAAAGAAATACGCATAG
- the fabF gene encoding beta-ketoacyl-ACP synthase II, giving the protein MNRVVITGMGAITPLGNTVSEYWDGIKNGKNGITAITKFDASETGISVAGEVKDFDATLYMDRKEYKRMDLFSQYAVAASAQAVEQSGIDMDKIDADRFGVTIGSGVGGFMTMESGIIKMHEKGPKRVPPMFVPMAIGNMAAGNTAIKFGAKGPSMDIVTACASATNSIGEAFRSIKHGYADLMLAGGSEATVCEIGIAGFAALTALSTNTDPDRASIPFDKERDGFVMGEGAGILMLENLDHALARGANILAEVVGYGVTCDAYHMTAPSADGSGAGKAMLQAIKEAGITPAQVDYINAHGTSTPANDSGETAAIKYAFGEEAYNVAISSTKSMTGHLLGAAGGIEAVACVKAIQDDFLPPTIGLQVADEGCDLDYIPNVGREKEVTYTLSNSLGFGGHNAVLCFKKWEA; this is encoded by the coding sequence ATGAATCGCGTTGTTATTACAGGTATGGGTGCTATCACACCTTTAGGAAATACAGTCTCTGAATATTGGGACGGCATCAAAAACGGTAAAAACGGTATTACTGCCATCACTAAATTTGATGCAAGCGAAACGGGCATTTCTGTCGCAGGCGAAGTCAAGGACTTCGATGCGACCTTATACATGGACCGTAAAGAATACAAGCGTATGGATCTGTTTTCGCAATATGCGGTAGCAGCCTCAGCCCAGGCAGTCGAACAAAGTGGTATCGACATGGACAAAATCGATGCGGATCGCTTTGGCGTTACGATCGGATCTGGTGTCGGCGGATTCATGACTATGGAATCCGGTATCATCAAAATGCACGAAAAAGGACCGAAACGCGTACCGCCGATGTTCGTACCGATGGCAATCGGAAACATGGCGGCAGGTAACACTGCCATCAAATTCGGTGCTAAAGGACCAAGCATGGACATCGTTACTGCTTGTGCTTCCGCGACAAACTCAATTGGAGAAGCCTTCCGTAGCATCAAACATGGTTATGCAGACCTGATGCTTGCAGGCGGATCGGAAGCCACAGTCTGCGAAATCGGCATCGCTGGTTTTGCGGCTTTGACGGCTTTATCCACAAACACTGATCCGGACCGTGCATCCATTCCTTTCGATAAAGAAAGAGATGGTTTTGTCATGGGCGAAGGCGCGGGCATCTTGATGCTTGAAAATCTTGATCACGCACTGGCACGCGGCGCAAACATCTTGGCTGAAGTGGTCGGATACGGCGTCACCTGTGATGCTTATCATATGACGGCTCCATCCGCTGACGGAAGCGGTGCCGGCAAAGCGATGCTTCAAGCCATTAAAGAAGCAGGTATCACTCCGGCGCAAGTCGATTACATCAACGCTCACGGAACAAGTACGCCTGCAAATGATTCAGGCGAAACGGCTGCGATCAAGTATGCATTCGGCGAAGAAGCATACAACGTCGCAATCTCTAGCACAAAGAGCATGACTGGGCACCTATTGGGCGCTGCCGGCGGTATTGAAGCTGTTGCCTGCGTTAAAGCCATTCAGGATGATTTTCTGCCGCCTACAATCGGCTTGCAAGTGGCTGATGAAGGCTGCGATTTGGATTACATCCCGAATGTTGGGCGTGAAAAAGAAGTCACTTACACATTGAGCAACTCTTTGGGCTTCGGCGGCCACAATGCCGTACTATGTTTCAAAAAATGGGAGGCTTAA